A DNA window from Hordeum vulgare subsp. vulgare chromosome 1H, MorexV3_pseudomolecules_assembly, whole genome shotgun sequence contains the following coding sequences:
- the LOC123404483 gene encoding mitochondrial import inner membrane translocase subunit Tim9-like: MDTTGAAAAAAAGGGGSEEEEDRARLAAIADRLQARDSVRLYTWLSHRCFSDCVTTFYRKTLGKREGDCVRACVRKYTLATNASAARFNKLADPSAAAADDEDG, translated from the exons ATGGACACcaccggcgccgccgccgccgccgccgccggaggcggaggcagcgaggaggaggaggaccgggCCCGCCTGGCCGCCATCGCCGACAGACTCCAGGCCCGAGACTC GGTCCGGCTGTACACCTGGCTCTCGCACCGGTGCTTCTCCGACTGCGTCACCACCTTCTACCGCAAGACGCTGGGCAAGCGCGAGGGGGACTGCGTCCGCGCCTGCGTCCGCAAGTACACGCTCGCCACCAACGCCTCCGCCGCCCGCTTCAACAAGCTCGCCgacccctccgccgccgccgccgacgacgagGACGGCTGA